Proteins co-encoded in one Spirosoma endbachense genomic window:
- a CDS encoding FAD-dependent oxidoreductase — MNNKAIIIGCGIAGPVMALALKRVGIDATIYEAQPMPNDTKGAFLGISPNGLNVINDFLPLQEILTDYTPGKISFFNAQNKPIGLIDNADQKALYGSETVQLKRGLLNGALRKAAQQAGIAIEFGKRLTSLSQGHENTVTAFFEDGSQAEGNLLIGCDGIRSATRSCLFQDAVKPSYTGLLSTGGFTKLPGISNLAGSIRMTFGQRSFFAYALSNKGEVWWFNNFSQPDEPHKSELSQLELAALKEQLLSLHKQDPYPIAEIIRAAQSIEIYPVYDIPFLPQWHKGRVCLIGDAAHATAPHIGQGASLALEDTIVLAKCIRDLPSLTEAFERFQSLRQERVQTMIRQARKVGDSKAVPNAFQRFFRDLLLPFFVKMEAKKMGWVYSYKTDWESKIT; from the coding sequence ATGAATAATAAGGCAATCATCATCGGTTGTGGAATTGCCGGCCCAGTCATGGCGCTCGCTTTGAAACGAGTTGGTATTGACGCCACCATTTATGAAGCCCAGCCCATGCCCAATGATACGAAAGGAGCTTTTCTGGGTATTTCGCCCAATGGCTTGAATGTGATTAACGATTTTTTACCCCTTCAGGAAATATTGACCGATTATACACCGGGGAAAATCAGTTTCTTTAATGCGCAGAACAAACCGATCGGCCTGATCGATAACGCTGACCAGAAGGCTTTATATGGTAGCGAAACCGTTCAGTTAAAACGCGGGTTGCTCAATGGTGCGTTGCGGAAAGCTGCCCAACAGGCAGGAATTGCTATTGAGTTTGGGAAACGATTAACGTCCCTTTCGCAGGGCCATGAAAATACGGTGACTGCTTTCTTCGAGGATGGTTCGCAGGCGGAGGGCAATCTGCTGATTGGCTGCGATGGCATTCGCTCGGCTACCCGGAGCTGCCTTTTTCAGGATGCCGTTAAACCCTCGTATACGGGGCTTTTATCGACAGGTGGGTTTACCAAGCTACCAGGAATAAGTAATCTGGCCGGTTCTATCCGGATGACGTTTGGGCAACGCAGTTTTTTCGCTTATGCTCTTTCCAACAAGGGCGAGGTATGGTGGTTCAATAACTTTTCCCAGCCTGACGAGCCGCATAAAAGCGAACTTAGCCAACTTGAACTGGCAGCCTTAAAAGAGCAACTATTGTCTTTGCATAAACAGGACCCGTACCCCATTGCTGAGATCATCCGGGCTGCCCAATCCATTGAAATTTATCCGGTTTATGATATACCTTTTTTACCACAGTGGCATAAAGGAAGGGTCTGCCTGATTGGTGATGCTGCCCATGCCACCGCCCCGCATATTGGGCAGGGTGCTTCACTGGCGCTGGAAGATACGATCGTATTAGCCAAGTGTATTCGGGATTTACCGTCACTGACTGAAGCTTTTGAGCGATTTCAATCACTGCGTCAGGAACGGGTTCAAACAATGATCAGACAAGCCCGAAAAGTGGGCGATAGTAAGGCAGTTCCTAATGCATTCCAACGATTTTTTCGGGATCTTCTCCTGCCTTTTTTTGTAAAAATGGAGGCAAAAAAAATGGGCTGGGTCTATTCGTACAAAACCGATTGGGAAAGTAAAATAACATAA
- a CDS encoding dienelactone hydrolase family protein gives MLINWCILLGVVLLMAFYNAGYQANQSIEAPTHIQTTSKNPPKPLITNKKEQRKKLYQLLGKLPDRNRPISVTLLSTQETDELIIEKLLLDINGQELVPAYFTKPRNHTGKLPIVLFNHSHFGQYEVGKEEFIRGRPEMQQPPYALALGRAGYAGLCLDSWCFGERQNRKELDTFKEMIWHGQVLWGMMVYDNLRALDYLQTRPEVDTKRIATMGMSMGSTMAWWLAALDERIKVCVDLCCLTDYQALLDAKGLGLHGIYYYVPDLLTHFTTSDINGLISPRPHFSLAGRFDALTPLPGLEKIDRSLKVIYQQDGASNAWQLRIYDVGHQETAAMRADIMTFYKKWL, from the coding sequence ATGCTCATTAACTGGTGTATACTTCTGGGAGTTGTTCTCCTTATGGCGTTCTACAATGCTGGATACCAGGCAAATCAGTCAATTGAAGCACCAACGCACATCCAAACGACCAGCAAAAACCCACCCAAACCATTGATTACCAACAAAAAAGAGCAGCGTAAAAAGCTATACCAACTGCTCGGAAAACTACCCGACCGCAACAGGCCAATCTCTGTAACGCTCCTATCAACGCAGGAAACCGATGAGTTGATTATTGAAAAACTCCTCCTGGATATCAATGGCCAGGAACTAGTACCCGCTTACTTTACGAAGCCCAGAAATCACACTGGCAAACTCCCCATCGTTTTATTTAACCACTCCCATTTCGGTCAGTACGAAGTGGGCAAGGAAGAATTTATACGCGGCAGGCCCGAGATGCAGCAACCACCCTATGCCCTGGCGCTGGGTCGGGCGGGTTACGCGGGTTTGTGTCTGGATAGCTGGTGTTTTGGCGAGCGGCAAAACCGTAAGGAGTTAGATACTTTCAAAGAAATGATCTGGCATGGTCAGGTACTGTGGGGCATGATGGTTTATGATAATCTGAGGGCACTAGACTACCTGCAAACCAGACCGGAGGTAGATACCAAACGAATAGCGACAATGGGCATGTCTATGGGCAGCACCATGGCCTGGTGGCTGGCCGCTCTGGACGAGCGGATCAAGGTGTGTGTCGATTTGTGCTGTCTCACCGATTACCAGGCACTTCTGGATGCGAAAGGGCTCGGTTTACACGGGATCTACTATTATGTACCTGACCTGTTGACCCATTTTACAACGTCGGATATTAATGGGCTTATTTCTCCCCGTCCACACTTTAGTTTAGCAGGGCGATTTGATGCGTTAACTCCGTTGCCGGGCCTTGAAAAAATTGATCGTTCGCTCAAGGTAATTTATCAACAGGACGGCGCATCCAACGCCTGGCAATTGCGAATTTACGATGTGGGTCATCAGGAGACAGCAGCGATGCGGGCCGATATAATGACCTTTTATAAAAAATGGCTATAA
- a CDS encoding YybH family protein → MKYSVSILLVISLAGSCRTRVDSPRSMNPAAAIRQKAIDEIRETDQNFSSMSEKQGMAKAFTYYAANDVIRMNEGAAPTVGFDSLRAQLSRMPANGPILTWQVLKADAAQSGEFGYTFGQWLLTGKDETGKRKEQHGVYVTVWKRQHNGQWRFVLDGGNTTPEPK, encoded by the coding sequence ATGAAGTATTCGGTATCTATTCTGCTGGTTATCAGTCTGGCGGGTTCATGTCGGACCCGAGTTGATAGTCCCCGATCCATGAACCCAGCCGCGGCCATCCGCCAGAAAGCCATTGACGAAATTCGGGAAACTGATCAGAATTTCAGTAGTATGTCAGAAAAGCAAGGCATGGCGAAAGCCTTTACGTACTATGCAGCCAACGATGTCATCCGGATGAATGAGGGGGCTGCTCCGACGGTTGGCTTTGATTCGCTCCGGGCGCAACTGAGCCGAATGCCTGCAAATGGTCCAATATTGACCTGGCAGGTGCTTAAAGCCGATGCAGCTCAGTCGGGCGAGTTTGGCTATACGTTTGGCCAGTGGTTGCTGACGGGTAAAGACGAAACCGGGAAGCGTAAAGAGCAACATGGTGTCTACGTAACCGTCTGGAAACGCCAGCATAATGGACAGTGGCGGTTTGTGCTTGATGGTGGGAATACAACTCCGGAGCCAAAATAA
- a CDS encoding PVC-type heme-binding CxxCH protein, producing MARTRKNSIIGLLSISGLLLIAFSAFQANRSASIPLEKGTRIMLLGNNLGSRMMNYGHFETEMQVRYPEQMLYIRNMCDPGDTPGFRPRSSRFSPWAFPGAERFQTEYANPSDSQGTFESPDEWLTRLKADVIVAFFGYNESFQGKEGLANYKAELDAFIKWTIKQKYNGTAAPKLAIVSPIAFEDLSATYDLPNGKKENENLSLYSKAMKEVVDQNNQGGDQVLFVDAFTPSQQWYDSSAEPLTIDGSQLNEAGYKKLATLLSDEVFGKTAPKAEANRSLVHDAVLEKNWMWHNDYKIPNGVHVYGRRYNPFGPDNYPAEIEKIRQMTAIRDTAVWLAATKGEKMDVATADKKTKQLPSVKTNFNPEKNGSLQYLYGKDALSKLKVPQGYKIELFASEEEFPDLAKPMQMSFDNKGRLWVAAMPSYPHYKPGDTKPNDKILIFEDTNNDGKADKQTVFADGLHLPLGFELAKEGVYVSQGPNLKLLIDVDGDGKADKREILLSGYDDHDTHHNSHAFTVDPSGAIYSGEGVFLHTNVETSYGPVRATNGGFYRYSPQLHKLERTAQLSIPNPWGIAFDDWGQPFFAETSSPDVRWMMPGSVLPRYGEATHKSVQLVEEAHRVRPTSGIEFVSSRHFPDEIQGDFLINNTIGFLGTKEHTLTDEGTGYKSHHRADLVVSEDRNFRPVDLEFAPDGSLYVIDWHNILIGHMQHNARDPLRDHSHGRIYRITYPSRPLVKPASIDGASIEVLLDNLKLPEYRTRYRTRRELRGRDVNQVLTKLNTWVAGLDKNDPRYEHHLLEGLWVSWGMNKVDQKLLRQVLKAKDYHARAAAVQVVRYTGHQVADQADLLMQAVRDDNSRVRLVAIVAASWIGKEKGLPILAEATKKPLDDWMIHAHETAVAHLNGVNVKKEKEVATKSTLKGEELALFNLGKEIYAKEGYCATCHQPDGKGLTASGFPPLTGTNWVMGNEDRLIKIALKGLMGPIDVSGKSYPGQVPMTPFGGLLKDKEIAAVLTYVRNSFGNNAPAVLPEKVAKVRAATEAKKDFYAPQQLLKDHPMEK from the coding sequence ATGGCTAGAACCAGGAAAAATAGCATCATCGGATTGCTAAGCATATCTGGACTATTATTAATCGCGTTTAGCGCATTTCAAGCCAATAGATCGGCATCAATACCCCTCGAAAAAGGGACTCGTATTATGTTGCTTGGCAATAATCTGGGGTCAAGAATGATGAACTACGGTCATTTTGAGACCGAAATGCAGGTTCGCTATCCAGAGCAGATGCTCTATATCCGGAACATGTGTGATCCCGGCGATACACCCGGATTCAGACCCCGTTCAAGCCGGTTCTCGCCCTGGGCATTCCCCGGAGCAGAACGTTTTCAAACGGAGTATGCGAATCCTTCCGACAGCCAGGGTACTTTCGAGTCGCCCGACGAATGGCTGACCCGGCTGAAAGCGGATGTGATCGTCGCATTTTTTGGCTACAATGAATCCTTTCAGGGAAAAGAAGGACTGGCCAACTACAAGGCCGAACTGGATGCCTTTATCAAGTGGACAATCAAGCAAAAATACAACGGAACGGCCGCTCCGAAGCTGGCCATTGTTTCTCCTATCGCGTTTGAGGATTTATCCGCTACCTATGACCTCCCAAACGGTAAAAAGGAAAACGAAAACCTATCGCTGTATTCGAAGGCGATGAAGGAAGTCGTTGACCAGAATAATCAGGGTGGCGATCAAGTCCTTTTTGTGGATGCATTTACGCCTTCTCAGCAGTGGTACGACTCCAGTGCAGAGCCCCTGACCATCGACGGCTCGCAGCTAAACGAGGCTGGCTATAAGAAATTGGCAACTTTACTCAGCGATGAGGTTTTTGGCAAGACAGCGCCTAAGGCCGAAGCCAACCGGTCGCTGGTTCATGATGCCGTTCTGGAAAAAAACTGGATGTGGCACAATGATTACAAAATTCCCAATGGTGTTCACGTGTATGGTCGTCGGTACAATCCATTCGGTCCGGACAATTACCCGGCAGAAATTGAGAAAATTCGCCAGATGACCGCCATTCGGGATACGGCCGTTTGGCTGGCGGCAACGAAAGGAGAGAAAATGGATGTTGCCACTGCGGATAAGAAAACAAAGCAGCTCCCATCGGTCAAAACTAATTTCAATCCGGAGAAAAACGGTAGCCTCCAATACCTCTATGGGAAAGATGCCCTGAGCAAACTGAAAGTGCCTCAGGGTTATAAGATCGAGCTTTTTGCTTCCGAGGAAGAATTTCCGGATTTAGCGAAGCCGATGCAGATGTCGTTCGATAACAAAGGCCGGTTATGGGTGGCTGCCATGCCCAGTTATCCGCACTACAAGCCCGGAGATACCAAGCCTAATGACAAAATTCTGATCTTCGAAGATACCAATAATGATGGTAAGGCCGACAAGCAAACCGTTTTTGCCGATGGTCTCCATCTGCCGCTTGGTTTTGAACTAGCGAAAGAAGGCGTCTATGTATCGCAGGGTCCCAACCTGAAGCTGTTAATTGACGTCGATGGTGATGGCAAGGCCGACAAGAGGGAGATTCTTTTGAGTGGCTATGATGATCATGATACCCACCACAACAGCCATGCATTTACCGTCGATCCTTCGGGTGCCATTTATTCGGGCGAGGGTGTGTTTTTACATACGAACGTAGAAACTTCATACGGCCCGGTTCGCGCTACCAATGGTGGATTTTACCGGTACAGCCCACAACTCCATAAACTGGAACGCACCGCGCAACTGTCCATTCCGAATCCCTGGGGTATTGCCTTTGATGATTGGGGCCAACCCTTCTTCGCAGAAACATCCAGTCCGGATGTGCGCTGGATGATGCCCGGCAGCGTTTTGCCAAGGTATGGTGAAGCGACGCACAAGTCAGTTCAGTTGGTCGAAGAAGCTCACCGTGTCCGCCCGACTTCCGGCATTGAATTTGTTTCCAGCCGACACTTTCCCGATGAAATTCAGGGTGATTTCCTGATCAACAATACCATTGGTTTCTTGGGGACAAAAGAACATACCCTAACCGATGAGGGTACTGGCTATAAAAGCCACCACCGGGCCGATCTTGTTGTTAGTGAAGACCGTAACTTCAGACCGGTCGATTTGGAATTTGCCCCCGATGGTTCACTGTACGTGATCGACTGGCATAACATCCTGATCGGCCACATGCAGCATAACGCCCGCGACCCCCTGCGCGACCATTCGCACGGTCGTATATACCGGATTACCTATCCGTCGAGACCGTTGGTTAAACCAGCCAGTATTGATGGTGCCAGTATTGAAGTGCTCCTGGATAATCTCAAACTGCCCGAATACCGGACTAGATACCGGACACGGCGCGAACTTCGTGGACGGGATGTGAACCAGGTATTGACAAAACTGAATACGTGGGTAGCCGGACTGGATAAAAATGACCCACGCTACGAACATCATTTGCTGGAAGGGTTATGGGTGAGCTGGGGGATGAATAAGGTAGATCAGAAACTGTTACGGCAAGTATTAAAAGCAAAAGACTACCATGCCAGAGCGGCTGCTGTTCAGGTTGTGCGCTATACCGGTCATCAGGTTGCCGATCAGGCCGATTTATTGATGCAGGCTGTTCGGGACGACAATAGCCGGGTTCGGTTGGTTGCTATTGTGGCTGCCTCCTGGATCGGTAAGGAAAAAGGGCTACCCATTTTGGCTGAAGCGACCAAAAAGCCGTTGGATGACTGGATGATTCACGCGCATGAAACCGCCGTTGCTCACCTGAATGGGGTCAATGTTAAGAAAGAGAAGGAAGTTGCCACCAAATCAACGCTGAAAGGCGAAGAACTTGCTCTGTTTAATTTGGGTAAAGAAATTTATGCCAAAGAAGGGTATTGCGCCACCTGCCATCAGCCCGATGGTAAGGGCCTTACAGCTTCCGGATTTCCGCCCCTTACCGGAACAAACTGGGTAATGGGCAATGAAGATCGTCTGATCAAGATTGCGCTGAAAGGCCTTATGGGACCGATCGATGTAAGTGGTAAATCATATCCGGGTCAGGTGCCTATGACTCCATTCGGTGGTTTGCTCAAGGACAAGGAAATAGCCGCTGTGCTTACCTACGTCCGGAATTCGTTTGGAAATAACGCTCCAGCCGTACTTCCTGAGAAAGTGGCAAAAGTTCGGGCCGCTACTGAGGCTAAAAAGGATTTTTACGCTCCCCAGCAATTACTGAAAGATCATCCAATGGAAAAATAA
- a CDS encoding YqjF family protein, translated as MATTFLTAQWRNLIFANYALDRQVLEPLVPYGTELDEFNGVCYASLVGFYFEQVKLFGKVAVPFHREFEEFNLRFYVRRKTQTGWKRGVVFVKELVPKFAISLIANTLYGEPYATHPMRHRWEADERSQHIAYEFKVGPSWNHIQVSADRKGHPLTPDSEEAFITEHYWGYTRRGAMRTSEYEVVHPPWNIYPVTSHDICCDVAKLYGSQFAPFFEQPPHSVFLADGSAVIVKSGSAIE; from the coding sequence ATGGCAACTACATTTTTGACCGCCCAATGGCGAAATCTAATTTTCGCGAATTATGCGCTGGACCGGCAGGTGTTAGAGCCGCTGGTACCGTATGGAACAGAACTCGACGAATTTAATGGTGTCTGCTACGCTAGTCTGGTCGGGTTTTACTTTGAGCAGGTCAAATTGTTTGGAAAAGTAGCTGTGCCCTTTCACCGAGAGTTCGAAGAGTTTAATCTACGGTTTTATGTCCGTCGAAAAACGCAAACCGGCTGGAAACGGGGTGTCGTTTTTGTTAAGGAGCTTGTCCCTAAATTTGCCATCTCCCTTATTGCCAATACGTTATACGGTGAACCCTACGCTACCCATCCCATGCGCCACCGCTGGGAAGCAGACGAACGAAGCCAACATATTGCCTATGAATTTAAAGTCGGCCCTTCGTGGAATCATATCCAGGTGAGTGCCGACCGAAAGGGACATCCATTGACGCCCGATAGTGAAGAAGCATTTATAACGGAACATTACTGGGGCTACACGCGTCGTGGGGCAATGCGAACCTCGGAATATGAAGTCGTACACCCGCCGTGGAACATCTACCCGGTCACCAGTCACGATATCTGCTGTGATGTAGCAAAGTTGTATGGGTCACAGTTTGCCCCATTTTTTGAGCAACCACCTCATTCGGTATTTCTGGCCGATGGATCAGCCGTAATTGTAAAATCAGGCTCGGCCATTGAGTAA
- a CDS encoding sugar phosphate isomerase/epimerase family protein — MSPIGFNLLAWSAPISEKMNPIAERLKAIGYDGIECFIDNQDVSAYRQFGHHLQQLGLQSTTVMVVGPDENPASESARIREQALSFLKGAIDRAHAMGATVICGPIHSAFATFSRREPQPDEYAHSAEVLHAAGEYAQQANIVLTPEALNRFECYLCNTMEQLLDLIRRTDHPNVRAMFDTHHANMEEKRFPDAIRTIAPVLAHVHISENDRGTPGDGHIPWDDTFRTLAELNYTGWMTIEAFTRNDIDFANSINVWREYNDPWDIAENGLKFIKMMQAKYAR, encoded by the coding sequence ATGTCACCAATTGGATTCAATTTATTAGCCTGGTCGGCACCTATTTCCGAGAAAATGAATCCCATTGCTGAGCGACTAAAAGCCATCGGCTACGACGGAATCGAATGTTTTATCGACAATCAGGATGTGTCTGCCTATCGCCAGTTTGGTCATCATTTACAGCAGCTTGGCTTGCAAAGTACCACCGTTATGGTTGTTGGGCCTGATGAAAATCCAGCCAGTGAATCAGCCAGAATTCGCGAACAGGCTTTGAGTTTTCTGAAAGGAGCCATTGACCGGGCTCATGCGATGGGTGCAACGGTCATTTGTGGCCCAATCCACTCGGCATTTGCAACATTCAGCCGACGCGAGCCACAGCCGGATGAGTACGCTCATAGCGCGGAAGTGCTTCATGCCGCTGGCGAATATGCCCAACAGGCCAATATCGTATTGACACCCGAAGCGTTAAACCGCTTCGAATGTTACCTCTGTAATACGATGGAACAATTGCTGGATTTGATTCGTCGAACCGATCACCCGAATGTTCGGGCTATGTTTGATACGCACCATGCCAATATGGAAGAGAAGCGTTTCCCCGATGCCATTCGTACGATTGCACCCGTGTTGGCGCATGTTCACATCAGCGAAAATGACCGGGGAACACCAGGCGATGGACATATTCCCTGGGACGATACGTTCCGGACACTGGCTGAACTGAACTATACCGGCTGGATGACAATTGAAGCCTTTACCCGCAATGATATCGATTTTGCCAATTCAATCAATGTTTGGCGGGAGTATAATGATCCCTGGGATATTGCCGAGAATGGCCTTAAATTCATTAAGATGATGCAGGCTAAATACGCGAGGTGA
- a CDS encoding helix-turn-helix domain-containing protein — MSFIVQNGDDSRVLYSNQAAANNFVSSNLKGEWLHQSFPMGDLKMKQWQFDGIRFGYSECLFKNPVSFDWRGDMDVVTLYFNLKGRVSMGNKQNRIELGTNQQNMFYDTEATGTMKAEELRLKSFMVQFTKDAFIRIASGGNDTLRHFADQVAAGKPATLSGSNLYIDASIQNCINAILSCSFSDSLKRLFFMSKAMELLVLQAEAHNRMLLPQSVYAKTEYDRERIIFARDYMLAHLEMPPSITELAQLAGLNEFKLKKGYKELFGTTIFSHLAEARLELAQQELQQKEKSITQIAIELGYCSVQHFSRAFKTKYGIAPKQAQIKY, encoded by the coding sequence ATGTCTTTTATCGTTCAAAACGGTGACGATAGCCGTGTTCTGTACAGCAATCAAGCAGCAGCCAACAACTTTGTTAGCAGCAATTTAAAAGGCGAATGGCTGCATCAATCCTTTCCGATGGGTGATTTAAAAATGAAGCAGTGGCAATTCGACGGAATCAGGTTCGGCTACAGCGAATGCCTTTTTAAAAATCCGGTGTCGTTCGACTGGCGTGGCGATATGGATGTGGTGACCCTCTATTTTAACCTGAAAGGCCGGGTGTCAATGGGAAATAAGCAAAACAGGATTGAGCTTGGCACGAACCAGCAGAATATGTTTTACGATACGGAAGCCACCGGCACGATGAAGGCAGAAGAGCTCAGGCTAAAATCCTTCATGGTCCAATTCACGAAGGATGCCTTTATCAGGATCGCCAGCGGAGGCAATGATACGCTCCGGCATTTTGCCGATCAGGTTGCGGCTGGCAAACCGGCAACACTTTCCGGGAGTAATTTATACATCGATGCCTCTATCCAAAATTGCATCAATGCGATTCTGAGCTGTTCCTTTTCCGATTCCCTGAAACGTCTGTTTTTTATGTCAAAAGCGATGGAATTGCTGGTTTTACAGGCGGAGGCTCACAATCGGATGCTACTTCCCCAATCGGTTTATGCCAAAACGGAGTATGACAGGGAGCGGATCATTTTTGCCCGCGATTACATGCTGGCACATCTGGAAATGCCGCCCAGCATCACAGAACTCGCTCAGTTGGCTGGCCTCAATGAGTTCAAGTTAAAAAAGGGGTATAAGGAATTGTTCGGCACCACGATTTTTAGTCATCTGGCCGAAGCGCGCCTTGAACTTGCCCAACAGGAGCTTCAACAGAAGGAAAAGTCAATTACACAGATCGCCATTGAATTAGGCTACTGTTCGGTACAACATTTCAGCCGGGCGTTTAAAACCAAATACGGCATTGCCCCCAAGCAGGCCCAGATCAAATACTGA
- a CDS encoding ThuA domain-containing protein, producing the protein MKTNRRTFLQNAASLLALSPLSLSATLANCHPSIRTKAVKPYIVFVTGDHEYSGELTLPYIADELEKNYGMRTKILEAHPDYNSEKDIPGLEALKEADLAVFFLRWRQLPQEQLQYIDDYLKSGKPVMGFRTTTHAFNYPDGDERNRWNAFGEFAFGAPPGWGGAAKHTHYGHKSTTDVTILPEAAKNPILTGVEPAFHAASWLYRVLPDYPAKGAVPLLMGKSINPDKEAIDNPVAWTWKNQWGGKAFMTTLGHPEDFRVESFQRLVINAIHWELGKPVPKWKGKIDIDVPYGHPKK; encoded by the coding sequence ATGAAAACTAACCGCCGAACTTTTTTGCAAAATGCAGCCAGTTTACTGGCACTAAGCCCTTTAAGCTTGTCTGCGACTCTTGCTAACTGCCACCCGTCAATCAGGACTAAAGCAGTTAAACCCTATATCGTGTTTGTTACAGGTGATCATGAGTATAGTGGTGAACTCACCCTGCCATACATTGCGGATGAGCTGGAGAAAAACTATGGTATGCGGACGAAAATTCTGGAAGCTCATCCTGATTACAACAGCGAAAAAGATATTCCAGGACTAGAAGCACTCAAGGAGGCTGATCTGGCAGTTTTTTTCCTTCGCTGGCGTCAATTACCGCAGGAGCAACTTCAATATATTGACGATTATCTGAAATCGGGAAAGCCGGTGATGGGCTTCCGAACAACGACACATGCCTTCAATTATCCCGACGGTGATGAACGGAATCGCTGGAATGCATTTGGCGAATTTGCGTTTGGAGCCCCTCCGGGCTGGGGTGGTGCGGCCAAGCATACGCACTATGGCCACAAGAGTACTACCGATGTTACAATTCTTCCCGAAGCTGCAAAGAACCCGATTCTGACAGGTGTCGAACCCGCTTTTCATGCCGCATCCTGGCTCTATCGTGTCCTCCCTGATTATCCGGCCAAAGGAGCGGTTCCACTCTTAATGGGTAAATCGATTAACCCCGATAAAGAAGCTATCGACAACCCCGTAGCCTGGACATGGAAAAACCAGTGGGGCGGAAAAGCATTCATGACTACGTTAGGCCATCCGGAAGATTTTCGGGTAGAGTCGTTTCAGCGATTAGTCATTAATGCGATTCACTGGGAATTGGGAAAACCGGTGCCTAAGTGGAAGGGCAAAATTGACATCGACGTACCGTATGGGCATCCTAAAAAATAA